In a genomic window of Streptomyces koelreuteriae:
- a CDS encoding ArsR/SmtB family transcription factor: MDSDEHNRVLDPEHDTAALKALTHPLRIRLLGLLRQDGPATASELATRTGESSASASYHLRVLAKYAFIAEAEHRDGRERRWRALHTVTSWSNEAMESSAAGRAFVSLARRRQLEHLESSLARHEADMAGGRLGQEWVEASGISDLMPRLTPGSLNELWETVAGKLEELTARDADDPRAEHVVLLTAGLPLAPRDPEDGDAPEGEGADSEGANREGTGHKGTS; encoded by the coding sequence ATGGACAGCGACGAGCACAACCGCGTACTCGACCCCGAGCACGACACCGCCGCCCTGAAGGCCCTCACCCACCCCCTGCGTATCCGGCTGCTCGGGCTGCTGCGGCAGGACGGGCCCGCCACGGCCAGTGAGCTCGCCACGCGGACGGGGGAGTCGTCGGCGTCGGCCAGTTACCACCTGCGGGTGCTGGCGAAGTACGCCTTCATCGCCGAGGCCGAGCATCGTGACGGGCGGGAGCGGCGCTGGCGGGCGCTGCACACCGTGACGTCCTGGAGCAACGAGGCGATGGAGTCCTCCGCGGCGGGCCGGGCCTTCGTCAGCCTGGCGCGACGGCGGCAGCTGGAGCACCTGGAGTCGTCCCTCGCCCGGCACGAGGCGGACATGGCCGGCGGGCGGCTCGGCCAGGAGTGGGTGGAGGCGTCCGGGATCAGCGACCTCATGCCCCGGCTGACGCCCGGCTCGCTCAACGAACTCTGGGAAACGGTCGCCGGGAAGCTGGAGGAGCTGACCGCCCGGGACGCCGACGACCCGCGCGCCGAGCACGTCGTGCTCCTCACCGCCGGCCTGCCGCTCGCCCCGCGCGACCCCGAGGACGGCGACGCACCCGAGGGCGAGGGCGCCGACAGCGAGGGCGCCAATCGTGAGGGCACCGGCCACAAGGGCACCTCATGA
- a CDS encoding MFS transporter — MTHRTDKAHRADKTHRADEAPGIRIVRRRYAAICALLWLPPGLGLASMVLLLGERGMSLAAIAGLFAAHSLTVAALELPTGGLSDVLGRRPVLATAGALNMVACCLVGLGTTVWVLAVGMVLMGMSRALASGSAEAWYVDTVQASAGPDAELRTGLARGGTATSAALAAGLLLGGALPWLLGAGTGLGAGLSEATSGVVLPLSVPLLLGAAVRIVLVVYVLAVLREPPRPRVTLRSVLRGVPVTVLDGLRLGGRDALVRRLMLSAAAAGGALGVVELLIPGRTVEVTGASGSGALAYAALACVGFVCCGVGSHLAPFTARVAGGGERAVLICLGTGVAGLLLLAVTASSTHLLAVTVAVTGFCVFYVGVGAVTPNQNDLLHRRVSSAGRATALSVQSLALQLVGALTGLVVGAMRPGPLPWFLTSAVLLAGALLWARRGEERVAQVTTTRSASTVE; from the coding sequence ATGACGCACCGCACCGACAAAGCGCACCGCGCGGACAAGACCCACCGCGCGGACGAGGCACCCGGCATACGGATCGTTCGCCGCCGCTATGCCGCCATCTGCGCCCTGTTATGGCTGCCGCCGGGCCTCGGCCTCGCCTCGATGGTCCTGCTGCTCGGTGAGCGCGGGATGTCCCTGGCCGCGATCGCGGGGCTCTTCGCCGCCCACTCGCTGACCGTGGCCGCGCTGGAGCTGCCCACGGGCGGTCTCTCCGACGTCCTCGGGCGGCGGCCGGTCCTGGCCACGGCCGGTGCGCTCAACATGGTCGCCTGCTGTCTGGTCGGTCTCGGCACCACCGTCTGGGTGCTCGCCGTCGGCATGGTCCTCATGGGGATGTCCCGCGCGCTGGCCAGCGGTAGCGCCGAGGCCTGGTACGTCGACACCGTCCAGGCGAGCGCGGGACCCGACGCCGAGCTGCGGACGGGACTGGCCCGGGGCGGCACCGCGACCTCCGCCGCCCTCGCGGCCGGTCTGCTGCTCGGCGGGGCCCTGCCCTGGCTGCTCGGCGCGGGCACCGGCCTCGGTGCCGGGCTGAGTGAGGCGACGTCCGGGGTGGTGCTGCCCCTGTCCGTGCCCCTGCTGCTGGGAGCCGCCGTCAGGATCGTGCTCGTCGTGTACGTACTGGCCGTCCTGCGGGAGCCGCCGCGGCCCCGGGTCACCCTGCGTTCCGTGCTGCGCGGCGTCCCGGTCACCGTCCTGGACGGGCTGCGGCTGGGCGGACGGGACGCGCTGGTCCGTCGGCTCATGCTCAGCGCGGCCGCCGCCGGAGGCGCCCTGGGCGTCGTCGAGTTGCTGATACCCGGCCGTACCGTCGAGGTGACCGGGGCGAGCGGCTCCGGGGCACTGGCCTATGCCGCGCTCGCCTGCGTGGGCTTCGTCTGCTGCGGTGTCGGCAGCCATCTCGCCCCGTTCACCGCCCGGGTCGCGGGCGGCGGGGAGCGGGCCGTGCTGATCTGTCTCGGAACAGGCGTGGCCGGCCTGCTGCTGCTCGCGGTCACCGCCTCCTCCACCCACCTGCTCGCCGTCACCGTCGCGGTCACCGGCTTCTGTGTCTTCTACGTCGGCGTCGGCGCGGTGACCCCGAACCAGAACGATCTGCTGCACCGCCGCGTCTCCAGCGCCGGCCGCGCCACCGCCCTGTCCGTGCAGTCCCTCGCCCTGCAACTGGTCGGCGCGCTCACCGGCCTGGTGGTCGGGGCGATGCGGCCGGGCCCGCTGCCGTGGTTCCTCACGAGTGCGGTGCTGCTCGCCGGAGCGCTGCTGTGGGCCCGCCGAGGAGAGGAGCGGGTCGCGCAGGTCACCACCACCCGCTCCGCCTCTACCGTGGAGTGA
- a CDS encoding uracil-DNA glycosylase — MDASGLPLLDRRIAACRACPRLVSWREEVARVKRAAYADWTYWGRPVPGFGPEDARLLIVGLAPAAHGGNRTGRMFTGDRSGDVLYEALYDVGLASQPIAEHAHDGLELYGVRVTSPVHCAPPANKPTPEERDTCRPWLVRELGLLRPTLRAVVVLGAFGWQAALPAFVEAGWSVPRPRPAFGHGVRYDLDGLELFGCFHVSQRNTFTGRLTPEMLRDVLRTAAEAAGLLRDG; from the coding sequence ATGGACGCCAGTGGCCTTCCCCTCCTCGACCGGCGCATCGCGGCCTGCCGGGCCTGTCCGAGGCTGGTCTCCTGGCGCGAGGAGGTGGCCCGGGTCAAGCGGGCCGCGTACGCGGACTGGACGTACTGGGGCCGGCCGGTGCCCGGGTTCGGGCCGGAGGACGCCCGGCTGCTGATCGTAGGACTCGCCCCCGCCGCCCACGGCGGCAATCGCACCGGGCGGATGTTCACCGGCGACCGCTCCGGGGACGTCCTGTACGAGGCGCTGTACGACGTGGGTCTCGCCTCCCAGCCCATCGCCGAGCACGCCCACGACGGCCTGGAGCTGTACGGCGTACGCGTCACCTCGCCCGTGCACTGCGCACCGCCCGCCAACAAGCCCACCCCGGAGGAGCGGGACACGTGCCGTCCCTGGCTCGTGCGGGAACTGGGGCTGCTGCGTCCGACCCTGCGGGCCGTCGTCGTGCTCGGGGCCTTCGGCTGGCAGGCCGCGCTGCCGGCGTTCGTCGAGGCGGGCTGGTCCGTGCCCCGGCCGCGCCCCGCCTTCGGCCACGGGGTCCGCTACGACCTCGACGGTCTGGAACTCTTCGGCTGCTTCCACGTCAGCCAGCGCAACACCTTTACCGGCCGGCTCACCCCGGAGATGCTGCGCGACGTCCTGCGGACGGCCGCCGAGGCGGCGGGGCTGCTGCGGGACGGATGA
- a CDS encoding GntR family transcriptional regulator translates to MTKIEPLGAVRERVTTELRQEIIAGSLRPGDRLVERELAERFGVSRVPVREAIRALVAEGFVHFETPRRTVVRRLTPTDVKELFELREALEVYAAGLAASRATPEDLAEVQGLIDRAAAATEAEDAEAITDVNSRLHDRIVAMAGNSLLTEALEPVAGRLRWMTRRNEEWPQLLVEHRELYEAIASGDPDRARAHALTHVRTNYRSTVRHLFGDEELP, encoded by the coding sequence ATGACGAAGATCGAACCCCTGGGCGCAGTGCGCGAACGCGTCACCACCGAGCTGCGGCAGGAGATCATCGCGGGCAGCCTCCGCCCCGGCGACCGCCTGGTGGAACGCGAGCTGGCGGAGCGTTTCGGCGTCTCCCGCGTCCCGGTCCGGGAGGCGATCCGGGCCCTGGTCGCCGAGGGCTTCGTCCACTTCGAGACCCCGCGCCGCACGGTCGTACGCCGCCTCACCCCGACCGACGTCAAGGAACTGTTCGAACTGCGCGAGGCGCTGGAGGTCTATGCCGCCGGACTGGCCGCGTCCCGCGCGACGCCGGAGGATCTGGCCGAGGTCCAGGGACTGATCGACCGCGCCGCCGCCGCGACCGAGGCCGAGGACGCCGAGGCGATCACGGACGTCAACAGCCGTCTGCACGACCGCATCGTGGCGATGGCGGGCAACAGCCTGCTGACCGAGGCCCTGGAACCGGTCGCCGGCCGGCTGCGCTGGATGACCCGGCGCAACGAGGAGTGGCCCCAGCTCCTCGTCGAGCACCGCGAGTTGTACGAGGCGATCGCCTCGGGCGACCCGGACCGGGCCCGGGCGCACGCGCTCACGCACGTGCGGACCAACTACCGCTCCACGGTGCGGCATCTGTTCGGGGACGAAGAACTCCCGTAG
- a CDS encoding NCS1 family nucleobase:cation symporter-1 produces the protein MSLADRAATTGTPAFVPDPRLTNEDLAPAKKRNWKVFDLFAMWMSDVHNLGNYTFAAGLLFLGMNVWQIFTSLLVGFVIIYIGMNWMGKIGQRHGVPFPVVSRIAFGVWGANIPALIRAVIAIMWYGIQTYLASVAVNVMLLAAWPGLESWTHNSFLGLDALGWVSFIALWLVQAAIISRGMESVRKFQDFCGPAIWLVMIALAVWILAKAGWTISLTSTPHPVSVGEQWRQWFGAIGLVLATYGTLLLNFCDFSRFSPDYRTVKRGNFWGLPINSTAFVIVSVIVTAGAFEVFGKEITDPAFLVAEIGNTWVLVVGALTFAIATMGVNIVANFVSPAYDLANVWPQKITFKVGGMISTVAALLVTPWNLFSNPTVVNYFLGGLGAFLGPLFGVIMVDYYWVKRGRVNVDELFDATPGSRFHYRKGVNPKALWAFLPAAGVAAVLALVKTFSEVAPYSWFIGTALAAGLYAALCRRERAVSARPVEV, from the coding sequence GTGTCCCTCGCCGACCGTGCCGCGACCACCGGCACCCCCGCGTTCGTCCCCGATCCCCGGCTCACCAACGAAGACCTCGCGCCCGCGAAGAAGCGCAACTGGAAGGTCTTCGACCTCTTCGCCATGTGGATGTCCGACGTCCACAACCTCGGCAACTACACCTTCGCCGCCGGACTGCTCTTCCTCGGCATGAACGTCTGGCAGATCTTCACGTCGCTGCTCGTCGGCTTCGTGATCATCTACATCGGCATGAACTGGATGGGGAAGATCGGGCAGCGCCACGGCGTCCCCTTCCCGGTGGTCAGCCGGATCGCGTTCGGCGTCTGGGGCGCCAACATCCCGGCGCTGATCAGGGCCGTGATCGCCATCATGTGGTACGGCATCCAGACCTACCTGGCCTCCGTCGCCGTCAACGTGATGCTGCTCGCGGCCTGGCCGGGCCTGGAGTCGTGGACGCACAACTCCTTCCTGGGCCTCGACGCACTCGGCTGGGTCTCCTTCATCGCCCTGTGGCTGGTGCAGGCGGCGATCATCAGCCGGGGCATGGAATCGGTCCGGAAGTTCCAGGACTTCTGCGGTCCGGCGATCTGGCTCGTGATGATCGCGCTGGCCGTGTGGATCCTGGCCAAGGCCGGCTGGACGATCTCGCTCACCTCGACCCCGCACCCGGTCTCCGTGGGCGAGCAGTGGCGTCAGTGGTTCGGCGCGATCGGCCTGGTCCTCGCCACGTACGGCACGCTGCTGCTCAACTTCTGCGACTTCTCCCGCTTCTCGCCCGACTACCGGACGGTCAAGCGCGGCAACTTCTGGGGCCTGCCCATCAACTCCACGGCCTTCGTCATCGTGTCGGTCATCGTCACCGCGGGCGCCTTCGAGGTCTTCGGCAAGGAGATCACCGACCCCGCCTTCCTGGTCGCCGAGATCGGCAACACCTGGGTGCTCGTGGTGGGCGCGCTGACCTTCGCCATCGCCACCATGGGCGTCAACATCGTCGCCAACTTCGTCTCACCGGCGTACGACCTCGCCAACGTCTGGCCGCAGAAGATCACCTTCAAGGTCGGCGGCATGATCAGCACCGTCGCGGCGCTGCTCGTCACCCCCTGGAACCTCTTCTCCAACCCGACCGTCGTGAACTACTTCCTCGGCGGCCTCGGGGCCTTCCTCGGACCGCTGTTCGGCGTGATCATGGTCGACTACTACTGGGTCAAGCGCGGCCGGGTGAACGTGGACGAACTGTTCGACGCGACCCCCGGCTCCCGCTTCCACTACCGCAAGGGCGTCAACCCCAAGGCGCTGTGGGCGTTCCTGCCCGCGGCCGGTGTCGCCGCCGTCCTCGCGCTGGTGAAGACCTTCAGCGAGGTGGCGCCGTACTCCTGGTTCATCGGCACGGCCCTCGCGGCCGGGTTGTACGCGGCCCTGTGCCGACGTGAACGTGCCGTGTCCGCCCGGCCGGTGGAGGTCTGA
- a CDS encoding aspartate/glutamate racemase family protein: protein MRIVVTNCNTTQEMTEEIVRGARAAAGPGTTVNGLTPAWGPESAEGWLDSYLSAAAVLDTLRTYDGPPYDAVVMAGFGEHGREGVRELVDVPVVDITEAAAHLACLLGRRYGVVTTLERSRGQIEDSLETAGVARNCAAVVGTGLNVLDLGDDERTETAFLAAAERACAAGAEVLVLGCAGMTGLQRAVGEKLGLPVVDGVAAAVKLAESLVALGLTTSRTGSYAAALPKRRVWGRPERR, encoded by the coding sequence GTGCGGATCGTCGTCACCAACTGCAACACCACGCAGGAGATGACCGAGGAGATCGTACGAGGTGCCCGGGCCGCCGCAGGCCCGGGCACCACCGTGAACGGACTGACCCCAGCCTGGGGACCCGAGTCGGCGGAGGGCTGGCTCGACAGCTACCTGTCCGCCGCGGCCGTCCTGGACACGCTGCGGACCTACGACGGACCGCCGTACGACGCCGTGGTCATGGCCGGATTCGGGGAGCACGGGCGGGAGGGCGTGCGGGAGCTGGTGGACGTGCCCGTCGTCGACATCACCGAGGCCGCCGCGCATCTCGCCTGCCTGCTGGGCCGCCGCTACGGCGTCGTCACCACCCTGGAGCGGTCGCGCGGCCAGATCGAGGACAGCCTGGAGACGGCGGGTGTGGCGCGGAACTGCGCCGCGGTCGTCGGCACGGGCCTGAACGTGCTCGACCTCGGCGACGACGAGCGCACGGAGACGGCGTTCCTCGCCGCCGCCGAACGGGCCTGCGCGGCCGGGGCGGAGGTACTGGTGCTGGGCTGCGCCGGAATGACCGGCTTGCAGCGGGCGGTCGGGGAGAAGCTGGGCCTGCCGGTCGTCGACGGGGTCGCGGCGGCGGTCAAACTGGCCGAGTCGCTGGTGGCGCTCGGGCTGACGACGAGCCGTACGGGCAGCTACGCGGCGGCGCTGCCGAAGCGGAGGGTGTGGGGGCGGCCCGAACGGCGGTAG
- a CDS encoding gamma carbonic anhydrase family protein, translating into MLIEHRGRRPVVPESAYVAPTAVLCGAVVLGERSRVLHGAVLTAEDGEVRVGSDVVVMENALVRGRAGHPAVIGDAVLVGPHAHVNGATLEDEVFVATGACVFPGAVASTGSELRIHSVLHVNSVLPPGTVLPIGWIAAGAPRARLFAPGEHDELWQIQEALDFPGTVYGIPRGTSMREVMARQVALYGAHRDDVTLDGPS; encoded by the coding sequence ATGCTGATCGAGCACCGCGGGCGGCGCCCCGTCGTCCCCGAGTCCGCGTACGTCGCCCCGACGGCCGTCCTGTGCGGGGCCGTCGTCCTCGGGGAGCGCAGCCGGGTGCTGCACGGGGCGGTGCTCACCGCCGAGGACGGGGAGGTGCGGGTCGGCTCCGACGTCGTGGTGATGGAGAACGCGCTGGTGCGGGGGCGGGCCGGGCACCCCGCCGTGATCGGTGACGCCGTGCTCGTCGGCCCGCACGCCCATGTGAACGGGGCGACCCTGGAGGACGAGGTCTTCGTGGCCACCGGTGCCTGCGTCTTCCCGGGGGCCGTCGCGAGCACGGGCTCAGAGCTGCGGATCCACAGCGTGCTGCACGTCAACTCCGTACTGCCGCCCGGCACGGTCCTGCCCATCGGCTGGATCGCGGCGGGAGCGCCCCGGGCCCGGCTCTTCGCCCCCGGCGAGCACGACGAACTGTGGCAGATCCAGGAGGCGCTGGACTTCCCCGGCACGGTGTACGGCATCCCGCGCGGCACGTCGATGCGGGAGGTCATGGCCCGCCAGGTGGCGTTGTACGGGGCTCACCGCGACGACGTCACCCTCGACGGCCCGTCCTGA
- a CDS encoding RidA family protein, with amino-acid sequence MIRRVTVPSLFPPPTYSHASVVEAGTRLAFLAGSVPLDAEGNLVGPGDPVLQAEQVIANLREQLHAVGSDLPHVVSTEVYVVSGETAVLSAVWEVVEASGLSAGPHASTLIGVACLGYTGQLVEITATAVVPDGAPT; translated from the coding sequence GTGATCCGTCGCGTCACCGTCCCGAGCCTCTTCCCGCCGCCCACCTACTCCCACGCCTCCGTCGTCGAGGCCGGCACCCGGCTGGCGTTCCTCGCCGGGTCCGTGCCGCTCGACGCCGAGGGCAACCTCGTCGGACCCGGAGATCCCGTACTGCAGGCCGAGCAGGTGATCGCCAATCTGCGGGAGCAACTGCACGCCGTAGGCAGCGACCTGCCGCACGTCGTTTCGACCGAGGTGTACGTCGTGAGCGGTGAGACGGCCGTGCTGTCCGCCGTCTGGGAGGTCGTCGAGGCGTCCGGGCTCAGTGCCGGTCCGCACGCGTCGACGCTGATCGGCGTGGCGTGCCTCGGGTACACGGGGCAGCTGGTGGAGATTACGGCGACAGCCGTCGTGCCCGACGGGGCGCCGACCTGA
- a CDS encoding FUSC family protein produces the protein MSRSRRFSLVLPPWLAHALRAQRGPVPWSAVTRGALSAGPLLLVAVATGRTSLGVVAAIAAMLAGINDRPGSRRVSVKRLGVPALGGALGLVIGTYAGQGTGAVVLTLVLTAVGLIAGGMSAVGPVASASGTQLLVGAAIGAGMPLPESGWQRALAFLAGAGWLLVLRLVLPTPGSLAGDFRFDGERAAVAGVYDAVAELLDAVGGPDAIRRRAALTAALDHAQDALAGPRLRRYASSSTERRLHAQYAAALPLAEAATALAWAEEAVSERASEGPRRLAAAVRDNAHTGPLPAPSRSVPALRALDDALLQAAEVFDQGGGGDLHTRPRTARDRLRAAFGTAGREYGLRVALCFGASSAVAQALHQTQWYGEHEHWYWLPATAVFLVKPDLGPLASRVLNRAAGTVLGALLFAGFAAVLPRPDGLIALVALSGALIPVATRHFAAQTAVVTVLVLALVMVGGEAQASAGRIGETLLACAIVLIVGHLPMPGQRGGGVRARLAAAIRAAFAYLTHVLDEADAPRIGGSGTPSDHRATRWTLRREAYRTLAEARTAISLSAHELPALARHTEGADEVADLLERLVDTTTACAVHLDDTGRIGPRHTERLTEVLDELTGPGERVGLRLPRTPLAG, from the coding sequence GTGTCCCGATCCCGCCGCTTTTCCCTCGTGCTGCCGCCCTGGCTCGCGCACGCCCTGCGCGCCCAGCGGGGGCCGGTGCCCTGGAGCGCGGTGACGCGGGGGGCCCTGTCCGCCGGGCCGTTGCTGCTGGTGGCAGTGGCGACGGGACGTACCTCGCTCGGTGTCGTCGCCGCCATCGCTGCCATGCTCGCCGGGATCAACGACCGGCCCGGGAGCCGGCGGGTCTCGGTCAAGCGGCTCGGGGTGCCCGCGCTGGGCGGCGCCCTGGGCCTGGTGATCGGTACCTATGCCGGGCAGGGGACCGGCGCGGTCGTGCTGACCCTGGTCCTCACGGCCGTCGGGCTCATCGCCGGGGGGATGAGCGCCGTGGGGCCCGTCGCCTCCGCCTCCGGGACACAGTTGCTCGTCGGCGCGGCGATCGGCGCGGGGATGCCCCTGCCCGAGTCGGGGTGGCAGCGCGCGCTCGCCTTCCTCGCCGGGGCCGGCTGGCTGCTCGTGCTCCGGCTCGTGCTGCCCACGCCCGGCTCCCTCGCCGGGGACTTCCGCTTCGACGGGGAGCGGGCGGCCGTCGCCGGTGTCTACGACGCCGTCGCCGAGCTGCTCGACGCCGTCGGCGGGCCGGACGCCATCCGCCGCCGTGCCGCGCTCACCGCCGCCCTCGATCACGCCCAGGACGCCCTCGCCGGGCCCCGGCTGCGGCGCTACGCCTCCTCCTCCACCGAGCGGCGGCTGCACGCGCAGTACGCCGCCGCGCTGCCCCTCGCCGAGGCCGCCACCGCGCTGGCCTGGGCCGAAGAGGCCGTATCCGAACGGGCTTCCGAAGGCCCCCGGCGGCTCGCCGCCGCCGTACGCGACAACGCCCACACCGGGCCGCTGCCCGCTCCCTCCCGCTCGGTGCCCGCCCTGCGCGCCCTCGACGACGCCCTGCTCCAGGCCGCCGAGGTGTTCGACCAGGGCGGGGGCGGCGATCTGCACACCCGGCCCCGTACCGCCAGGGACCGGTTGCGCGCCGCCTTCGGCACCGCCGGACGCGAGTACGGACTGCGCGTCGCCCTCTGCTTCGGGGCCAGTTCCGCGGTCGCCCAGGCCCTGCACCAGACCCAGTGGTACGGCGAGCACGAGCACTGGTACTGGCTGCCCGCCACCGCCGTCTTCCTCGTCAAGCCCGACCTCGGGCCCCTGGCCTCACGGGTGCTGAACCGGGCCGCCGGGACCGTCCTCGGCGCTCTCCTCTTCGCCGGGTTCGCCGCCGTCCTGCCCCGCCCGGACGGGCTGATCGCGCTCGTCGCCCTCAGCGGGGCGCTGATACCCGTCGCCACCCGGCACTTCGCCGCCCAGACCGCCGTCGTCACCGTCCTCGTCCTCGCCCTGGTCATGGTCGGCGGCGAGGCGCAGGCCTCCGCGGGCCGGATCGGCGAAACACTGCTGGCCTGCGCGATCGTGCTGATCGTCGGGCATCTGCCGATGCCCGGCCAGCGCGGCGGGGGAGTACGCGCCCGGCTGGCGGCGGCGATCCGGGCCGCGTTCGCCTACCTCACCCATGTCCTCGACGAGGCCGACGCCCCACGCATCGGCGGCTCCGGCACCCCCTCCGACCACCGCGCCACCCGCTGGACCCTGCGCCGCGAGGCCTACCGCACCCTCGCCGAGGCCCGCACGGCCATCTCCCTGTCCGCGCACGAACTGCCCGCCCTCGCCCGGCACACCGAGGGCGCGGACGAGGTGGCCGACCTCCTCGAACGCCTCGTCGACACCACCACCGCCTGCGCCGTGCACCTCGACGACACGGGCCGGATCGGCCCCCGCCACACCGAACGCCTCACGGAGGTCCTCGACGAACTCACCGGACCCGGGGAACGGGTGGGGCTGCGACTGCCCCGGACACCCCTCGCCGGATAG
- a CDS encoding amidohydrolase, which produces MTPAATDSPADLIISACAVLVHDDQERIGFEEDAAIVVRNGIVEAVTSTAQARDLAAAERLDARGQVALPGLINCHTHAPMVALRGLAEDLPTEEWFNDVIWPVESNLTAKDIELGARLACAEMIRAGVTCFADHYFAMDEVAAVVAECGMRALLGEAYFSSQGPEGGERSLDFALRHRGSADGRITTALAPHAPYTVDDTDLAATADLARAHGLPVHLHAAENRGQTDTSLARHGVTPIEVLARTGILDTDVLLAHGTGITDRDLPVLERAGGRTAVATAPRGYLKFAWPDTTPVRALRDIGVDVGLATDGAASNNSLDVWESMALTSLVQKQTEGDPRWLTSRQALHHATLQSARAVGLGDSVGSIAPGRRADIVLVDLTGPHTRPVHDLAATLVHSARSADVRTTIVDGRILMRDRELLTIDVPAVAGELEERLPALVDRGHGRRIQEYDT; this is translated from the coding sequence ATGACGCCTGCTGCCACGGACAGCCCCGCCGATCTGATCATCAGCGCCTGTGCCGTCCTCGTCCACGACGACCAGGAGCGGATCGGCTTCGAGGAGGACGCCGCGATCGTCGTACGGAACGGGATCGTCGAGGCCGTCACGAGCACCGCCCAGGCCCGGGACCTGGCCGCCGCCGAGCGCCTCGACGCCCGTGGCCAGGTCGCCCTGCCCGGCCTGATCAACTGTCACACGCACGCGCCGATGGTCGCCCTGCGCGGACTCGCCGAGGACCTGCCCACCGAGGAGTGGTTCAACGACGTCATTTGGCCCGTCGAGTCCAACCTGACGGCGAAGGACATCGAGCTGGGTGCGCGCCTCGCCTGCGCCGAGATGATCCGCGCCGGCGTCACCTGCTTCGCCGACCACTACTTCGCCATGGACGAGGTCGCCGCCGTGGTCGCCGAGTGCGGCATGCGGGCACTGCTCGGCGAGGCCTATTTCTCCTCCCAGGGCCCCGAGGGCGGGGAGCGGTCACTGGACTTCGCGCTGCGGCACCGCGGCTCGGCGGACGGCCGTATCACCACCGCGCTCGCGCCCCACGCCCCCTACACCGTCGACGACACCGACCTCGCCGCCACCGCCGATCTCGCCCGCGCGCACGGCCTGCCCGTGCATCTCCACGCCGCGGAGAACCGGGGCCAGACGGACACCAGCCTCGCCCGCCACGGCGTCACCCCCATCGAGGTCCTGGCCCGCACCGGCATCCTCGACACGGACGTGCTCCTCGCCCACGGCACCGGCATCACCGACCGCGACCTGCCCGTCCTGGAGCGGGCGGGCGGTCGTACGGCCGTCGCCACCGCGCCCCGCGGCTATCTCAAGTTCGCCTGGCCCGACACCACACCGGTCCGCGCCCTGCGCGACATCGGCGTCGACGTCGGACTTGCCACCGACGGCGCCGCCTCCAACAACTCCCTCGACGTGTGGGAGTCCATGGCCCTCACCTCACTCGTCCAGAAGCAGACCGAGGGCGACCCCCGCTGGCTCACCTCCCGCCAGGCCCTGCACCACGCCACCCTGCAGAGCGCCCGTGCCGTGGGGCTGGGGGACAGCGTCGGCAGCATCGCGCCGGGCCGCAGGGCGGACATCGTCCTGGTCGATCTCACCGGCCCGCACACCCGGCCCGTCCACGACCTCGCGGCCACGCTCGTGCACAGCGCCCGCTCGGCCGACGTCCGCACCACGATCGTCGACGGACGGATCCTGATGCGCGACCGGGAGCTGCTGACCATCGATGTGCCTGCGGTGGCGGGGGAATTGGAGGAGCGCCTGCCCGCGCTCGTGGACCGCGGCCACGGCCGGCGCATCCAGGAGTACGACACCTGA
- a CDS encoding DUF899 domain-containing protein has protein sequence MSFPEIVSRDRWRAARAELLLKEKAATRARDALSAERRGLPMVEVDEEYVFEGGDGKATLLDLFEGRHQLVVYHFMFAPEWDAGCRSCSGFLDQIGHLAHLKARGTSFAAVSRAPFPKILPFKARMGWTVPWYSSHGSDFNRDFEVTLDHEGEFSERPGLSCFLRDRDRIFHTYSTYERGLDGLGSTTSLLDLTALGRQEAWEEPKGRASALGAPAGSERVRYHDEYDD, from the coding sequence ATGTCGTTTCCGGAGATCGTCTCGCGCGACCGGTGGCGCGCGGCGCGTGCGGAACTGCTGCTCAAGGAGAAGGCCGCCACCCGCGCGCGGGACGCGCTGAGCGCCGAGCGGCGCGGACTGCCCATGGTGGAGGTCGACGAGGAGTACGTCTTCGAGGGCGGGGACGGCAAGGCCACCCTGCTCGACCTGTTCGAGGGGCGGCACCAGCTCGTCGTCTACCACTTCATGTTCGCGCCCGAGTGGGACGCCGGCTGCCGCAGTTGCTCGGGATTCCTGGATCAAATAGGGCATCTCGCCCATCTCAAGGCCCGTGGCACGTCGTTCGCGGCCGTCTCCCGGGCGCCCTTCCCGAAGATCCTGCCCTTCAAGGCCCGAATGGGCTGGACGGTGCCCTGGTACTCCTCGCACGGCAGCGACTTCAACCGCGACTTCGAGGTGACGCTCGACCATGAGGGAGAGTTCTCCGAGCGCCCCGGCCTGAGCTGCTTCCTGCGGGACCGCGACCGGATCTTCCACACCTACTCGACGTACGAGCGCGGCCTCGACGGCCTCGGCTCGACCACCAGTCTGCTCGACCTCACCGCGCTGGGCAGGCAGGAGGCGTGGGAGGAGCCCAAGGGGCGGGCGTCGGCTCTTGGGGCGCCTGCGGGAAGCGAGCGCGTCCGCTATCACGACGAGTACGACGATTGA